In Scophthalmus maximus strain ysfricsl-2021 chromosome 5, ASM2237912v1, whole genome shotgun sequence, the sequence cggaaaaaaaaaaagttctggaaaTTTCACATGTATTTGATTCTTCCGAGTGTGCCCGCACggctaagctagctagctagctagctagccagccagccagccggtGCTCgcgagctaacgttagcttgctCCATTGGCTAagttagcatttttttttagctgttagCTTGGAACTGAACGCAGTATGTCGTCCGTTGTATCGTCTCACCTCCACGCAGTCTCAACGACCGGGCCCATTTCACCAATTTAGTAAAGCATTTTAAAGGACTGCGAATTGTGCACATGAGCTAATTGACTCATTCCGGGACCATAAGATAGCCATCAAGTTAACCGGCGCTAGCCACATCAGTGCTCCCTCAACTTGCAAGAAGTGGGGGATCCTGTGCACCGGTTTACCAGTCTGATTATGTAGCGAGATGAGTTAGTGTAAGTCATCATTTGTAGTtacgtttttgttgttgttattcataAGCATTTTATGAAAGTGGCACACAATCAGGTGTGGAAGTGTACTTGGACGATTTAGCTGCGTCAAAGCTTTAGCCTTACTTGTTAATGCTGACAAACATTCGGGTCAGGTAGCACGTGATTAATCAATGCTACAGTCCAGTAAGAAATGAGCATCTTCATTTATGTCTCAGGTTTTAATATCAGGTTCACATGTACGTCCACAGTGTGAGACTGTGGTAACAGCAGGTGAACCGATAAGAAAggtcacaacaaaaaaacttctgGGTGATTTGGAATCAGTAGGTTGATTTTTACGTAATTATGTCTGTGCGATCGTTTCTCTTCAAGGCGACGTGGGGAACTACTACTATGGCCAGGGCCATCCCATGAAACCCCACAGGATCCGCATGACGCACAACCTGCTTCTCAACTATGGGCTGTACAGGAAGATGGAGATCTATGTGAGTTAAACCACGCCGCGCCAACCGTAgaccccttttttctttttagacatACACTCCTCAAAGTGTCACCGTGGCGTCTGCAAGCATTAACCGTGTGAAGTCACACAACGTTCTGTAAAGCAAAATCCGATCTCCTGGATCGCCAGTAAGTGTTCTTGACCACACAATTGAGACGAGTAAGGTTtagaggggtcagaggtcatgaccCCTTTAACATAGTTTGAAAGGGGGTGCCTAACCCTGGTACGAATTTTTGACATTAGGTTTTAATGTCATCATAAACTGTTTCATAAATCCCCCTTGTCAACTTGTGACATGATGGGCTCGGTGTCAGTTAGTTTGTTGAGAAAACGAATTGTAGACACAAGTAGAATATTTGGTTAACCTTGTATGAATATAGATTTACCAATCTTATGACTAAAACATGTCAACTGTGTTTTCGCTGTTTGGAGAAGGGGGAACCCTTGCCGTCTTCCTCATCCCTTCTCTGTCTGCTTCTAGCGGCCACACAAAGCCAGCGGCGAAGAGATGACCAAATACCACAGCGACGACTACATCAAGTTCCTGAGGTCCATCCGACCGGACAACATGTCCGAGTACAGCAAACAGATGCAGAGATGTGAGCGGCCGTTTTCTCTGCCGAGGAACGCTCTGGTAGTCTTACCTGTccgcatcttttttttttttttttttttaatctgtcccgtttcttttttccctcacagTCAACGTTGGAGAGGACTGTCCGGTGTTCGATGGCCTGTTTGAGTTCTGCCAGCTCTCAACGGGCGGGTCCGTTGGTACGTTGCTCCAACCATGACATCCTCTACAGTTGATACTATCTTTATTCACTGTCgttgtatttatttgtcattgttcaTCCCTTCCTGTAGCTGGAGCAGTGAAGCTCAACAAGCAGCAGACGGACATCGCCGTCAACTGGGCGGGCGGACTGCACCACGCCAAGAAGTCCGAGGCCTCTGGCTTCTGCTACGTTAACGACATCGTCCTGGCCATCCTCGAGCTGCTCAAGTAAGCCGAGCCCCGCTGTAGCCTTCTTTTTATACATGACTGATCTGTTTCTAATAATTCTTCTTTACATGCCAAAcgtcattttctttctctttctttgctgGTGTACTTTTACTTCTGACATAGACCTTGAATCTGTCTGAGAATCAAGTGACACCATTCTCTGCTCTGTCCAGGTACCACCAGAGAGTGTTGTACATAGACATCGACATCCACCACGGTGACGGAGTGGAGGAGGCCTTCTACACCACGGACCGAGTCATGACCGTCTCCTTCCACAAGTACGGGGAGTACTTCCCCGGCACCGGAGACCTGAGAGTGAGTCGCATGTCTATTCTCAATTTAATCGCACAAACCACTTGTGCACGTGGACAGTTGTTCAGCGGTGTGTTCAACATGTGCAGGACATTGGAGCTGGAAAGGGCAAGTACTACGCAGTGAACTACCCACTCAGAGACGGCATTGACGACGAGTCCTATGAAGCCATCTTCAAACCAGtgagtgttttttaattaagtaCTCGCGTGAAAAGCGTTCATCAGGCTCTTTCTGAGCGAgggtctttgtctgtgtgtgtttcagatcaTGGCTAAAGTCATGGAGATGTACCAGCCAAGTGCTGTGGTCCTCCAGTGCGGAGCTGATTCTCTGTCTGGAGACAGACTGGGATGTTTCAACCTCACCATCAAAGGTATGAACGCGCCTCGCGCTCCAAAAGGACGAACACtcaaatgttttctaaatgAAGTGAGAATTTAAACGTGCGTTCCGTGTTCCAGGCCACGCCAAATGTGTCGAGTACATCAAGAGTTTCAACCTGCCCCTGCTGATGCTGGGCGGCGGCGGCTACACCATCCGCAACGTGGCCCGCTGCTGGACGTACGAGACGGCCGTGGCCCTGGACTGCTCCATCCCCAACGAGCTGCCCTACAACGACTACTTCGAGTACTTCGGGCCCGACTTCAAGCTGCACATCAGCCCGTCCAACATGACCAACCAGAACACTAACGAGTACCTGGAGAAGATCAAGCAGCGTCTGTTTGAAAACCTGCGCATGCTGCCTCATGCCCCCGGCGTCCAGATGCAGGCGATCCCAGAGGACGCCCCCCACCCGGACAGCggcgacgaggacgaggaggacccCGACAAACGCGTCTCCAGTAAGACACACCTGTAGACTTAGAGATTCTGGTCGCGTCTGCCGTCAAAGGGAACGTGGGTTGAACATCGCgccttgtttgttttctgtgcttcCAGTCCGGGCCCACGACAAGAGGATAGCGTGCGAGGAGGAGTTCTCTGACTCGGAGGACGAGGCTGAGGGGCAGGGAGGGGGCCGCAGGAACGCCGCCAACCACAAGAAGGTCAAACGagtgaagaaggaggaggagaaggaaggggaggaaaagaaaggtaACCGCCGCTCACAAGGCAACCCAACAATTatgatttgttattattattattcaaactcCATTAACCTGTCCTGTTGCTTTGTTTCCCagaagtgaaagaggaggagaaggaagaggagaagatggacaCGACGGGGTAAGAGATGCACATTGAAAGTCTAATGTCTCAGAGTATCAAAGCTTTTGCAACATAGTTTTCAAAAGCAGAGGATATTAAAACAGTACCTGTGCTTCCATCAGGACATTTTATGTCTTTAGATAAAGTCTAAACACTGGAAATGACACAATCAGCAATAGGCTATCCTTCCAAGATGTATATCAGTAAGTGGACTTGATTGGGATTCAAAAATGGAGG encodes:
- the hdac1 gene encoding histone deacetylase 1 translates to MALSQGTKKKVCYYYDGDVGNYYYGQGHPMKPHRIRMTHNLLLNYGLYRKMEIYRPHKASGEEMTKYHSDDYIKFLRSIRPDNMSEYSKQMQRFNVGEDCPVFDGLFEFCQLSTGGSVAGAVKLNKQQTDIAVNWAGGLHHAKKSEASGFCYVNDIVLAILELLKYHQRVLYIDIDIHHGDGVEEAFYTTDRVMTVSFHKYGEYFPGTGDLRDIGAGKGKYYAVNYPLRDGIDDESYEAIFKPIMAKVMEMYQPSAVVLQCGADSLSGDRLGCFNLTIKGHAKCVEYIKSFNLPLLMLGGGGYTIRNVARCWTYETAVALDCSIPNELPYNDYFEYFGPDFKLHISPSNMTNQNTNEYLEKIKQRLFENLRMLPHAPGVQMQAIPEDAPHPDSGDEDEEDPDKRVSIRAHDKRIACEEEFSDSEDEAEGQGGGRRNAANHKKVKRVKKEEEKEGEEKKEVKEEEKEEEKMDTTGPKEEVKTT